A stretch of the Candidatus Jettenia sp. AMX2 genome encodes the following:
- a CDS encoding ferredoxin, with the protein MRAKVDPDICTGCELCVQTCPEIFHMEGDLAVAKDVDVPPETQDTCRQAAEECPVEAIIISE; encoded by the coding sequence ATGCGAGCAAAAGTAGATCCAGATATTTGTACCGGCTGTGAATTGTGCGTGCAGACGTGTCCGGAGATTTTCCATATGGAAGGTGATTTGGCTGTAGCCAAAGATGTTGATGTACCACCAGAAACCCAGGATACCTGCAGGCAGGCTGCTGAAGAATGCCCGGTAGAAGCAATTATAATTAGTGAATAA
- a CDS encoding HU family DNA-binding protein: MQTTTKRDLCEKIARRTDNTHMIVKKTIQMFLDEIISELAQGNRIELRDFGVFEIRQRAARKARNPRTGEVAFVPSKNVVVFKVGKLMREKVGNTVKTETHPSQEA; this comes from the coding sequence ATGCAAACAACGACAAAAAGAGACCTATGTGAAAAGATTGCCAGGAGAACAGACAACACGCATATGATCGTAAAAAAAACAATACAAATGTTTTTGGACGAGATCATATCAGAACTCGCACAGGGTAATCGCATCGAGTTGCGTGATTTCGGGGTCTTTGAAATACGGCAGCGTGCGGCCAGAAAGGCCAGGAATCCAAGGACAGGAGAAGTAGCTTTTGTACCTTCCAAAAATGTAGTAGTGTTTAAGGTTGGTAAATTAATGCGGGAAAAGGTCGGAAATACCGTAAAAACAGAAACCCATCCTTCCCAGGAAGCTTAA
- the gcvPB gene encoding aminomethyl-transferring glycine dehydrogenase subunit GcvPB, whose product MNQTEPLIFEKTSPGRRCFILPSCDVPVKPVIDLLPQDMMRNNEARLPEVSEIDVVRHFTRLSQKNYCVDTNFYPLGSCTMKYNPRTNEETARLDGFTKLHPYQPAGQCQGILKLLYGLEQMLKDITGMPAFTLQPAAGAHGELTGMLIIRAYLEKKGEKRHKIVIPDSAHGTNPASAALCGYEVESVRSAADGLIDLKKLKEVFTRDTAAIMITNPNTLGLFEKDILDICRIAHDAGGLVYCDGANMNALLGIARPGDMGIDILHLNLHKTFSTPHGGGGPGAGPIGVTEELKTFLPIPRIETEERVTIGSTETDPEKKYILKYEYPDSIGRVRAFYGHTGMMIRTYTYLLSLGKEGLGRVSEYAVLNANYLRYKLEKYYDVPYGKTCMHEFVLSAVKQKTKGVSALDIAKRLLDYGFHAPTIYFPLIVEEALMIEPTETESRETLDAFADAMIQIAVDAERQPEVLRDSPTTTTIGRPDEVKAAREPNLRWNK is encoded by the coding sequence ATGAATCAGACTGAACCACTCATTTTTGAGAAAACCTCTCCGGGCAGGCGATGCTTTATTCTTCCATCCTGTGATGTACCGGTTAAACCTGTAATAGATCTCCTGCCGCAAGATATGATGAGGAATAATGAAGCCAGATTGCCGGAGGTCTCGGAGATCGATGTTGTGCGGCACTTTACCAGACTCTCTCAAAAAAATTATTGTGTTGATACGAATTTTTATCCTCTCGGTTCCTGTACCATGAAATATAATCCCAGGACTAACGAAGAAACAGCAAGGCTGGATGGATTTACAAAATTACATCCGTATCAGCCGGCAGGGCAATGTCAGGGGATCCTGAAATTATTATACGGCCTTGAGCAGATGCTCAAAGATATTACCGGGATGCCGGCTTTTACTTTGCAACCGGCAGCAGGCGCGCATGGTGAACTAACAGGGATGCTGATAATCCGTGCCTATCTGGAGAAAAAGGGGGAAAAAAGACACAAGATTGTTATACCTGACTCGGCACATGGCACAAATCCTGCCTCTGCCGCTCTTTGTGGTTATGAAGTGGAGTCGGTCCGGTCTGCTGCTGATGGCCTTATCGATCTGAAAAAACTCAAAGAGGTTTTTACCCGTGATACAGCGGCGATAATGATTACCAATCCTAATACCCTTGGTTTATTTGAAAAAGATATCCTTGATATCTGCAGGATTGCTCATGATGCAGGGGGACTTGTTTACTGTGACGGGGCCAATATGAATGCACTGCTGGGCATAGCAAGACCGGGGGATATGGGTATAGATATCCTTCACCTGAACCTCCACAAGACTTTTTCTACGCCACACGGGGGGGGAGGTCCGGGCGCCGGCCCTATTGGTGTTACTGAGGAACTAAAAACATTCTTACCCATTCCAAGGATAGAAACGGAGGAAAGGGTTACCATTGGTAGTACAGAAACGGACCCGGAGAAAAAATATATTTTAAAATATGAGTACCCGGATTCGATCGGAAGGGTCAGAGCTTTTTATGGTCATACAGGAATGATGATAAGGACCTATACATATCTTTTATCTTTAGGGAAGGAAGGTCTTGGCAGGGTTAGTGAATATGCTGTATTAAACGCCAACTACTTGAGGTATAAGCTTGAAAAATATTACGATGTTCCTTATGGGAAGACCTGTATGCATGAATTTGTCCTCTCGGCGGTAAAACAAAAGACCAAAGGTGTTTCAGCTTTGGATATTGCCAAAAGGCTTCTTGATTACGGATTCCATGCTCCTACGATTTACTTTCCGCTGATTGTTGAAGAGGCGTTAATGATTGAACCTACGGAGACAGAATCGCGTGAGACATTGGATGCCTTTGCGGATGCCATGATTCAAATAGCAGTTGATGCTGAGCGTCAGCCCGAGGTGTTAAGGGATTCACCAACCACCACAACCATAGGTCGCCCCGACGAAGTTAAGGCTGCACGTGAACCAAACTTGCGATGGAATAAGTGA
- a CDS encoding SoxR reducing system RseC family protein has translation MFQQRDSIEKGIIKYVYGNRAGVEIINPDSTNCKSCGICVGIETGQNLLEVDAVPHISVGQQVTVQISENSPYKSMILIFILPILSLLTGSILGQKIRFLYPGSENLRMICFSLIFFLLYIASISLYDKKMRSQKHLHRKIISIDAP, from the coding sequence ATGTTTCAGCAAAGAGATAGTATCGAAAAAGGAATAATAAAATACGTATATGGTAATCGTGCAGGGGTAGAGATAATAAACCCTGACTCAACGAACTGTAAAAGCTGCGGCATTTGCGTAGGTATCGAAACCGGGCAAAACCTATTGGAAGTAGACGCGGTACCCCATATAAGTGTGGGGCAGCAGGTAACAGTTCAGATATCTGAAAATTCTCCTTATAAAAGCATGATATTAATATTCATTCTGCCTATTCTCAGCTTATTAACCGGCAGTATACTTGGCCAAAAAATCCGGTTTCTCTATCCTGGTTCTGAAAATCTCCGAATGATATGCTTTAGTCTTATCTTTTTTCTGTTGTACATTGCATCGATAAGTCTCTATGATAAAAAAATGAGAAGCCAAAAACATCTGCACCGGAAAATCATATCAATAGATGCACCCTAA
- a CDS encoding 50S ribosomal protein L34, with protein MKVKTRKSSIKHKRMCGFRKRMRTKGGRAILKRRRRIGRRPLLDV; from the coding sequence ATGAAGGTTAAGACGAGAAAAAGTTCTATAAAACATAAGAGAATGTGCGGTTTCAGGAAACGAATGAGAACGAAAGGCGGTCGTGCAATATTGAAGAGGAGAAGAAGGATTGGCAGAAGGCCGCTTCTGGATGTTTAA
- the carB gene encoding carbamoyl-phosphate synthase large subunit, whose translation MPKRTDIKKILIIGSGPIVIGQACEFDYSGTQACKALREEGYKVILVNSNPATIMTDPEIADKTYIEPIIPDMIAKIIAKERPQALLPTLGGQTGLNTAVGLAEKGILDVYKVEMIGAKLEAIKKAEDRSLFKSAMKRIGISVPESGYARSYDEAMVIIEKIGFPAIIRPSFTLGGTGGNAAYNIEEYKEYIRAALEASPVHEVLIERSVLGWKEYELEVMRDRKDNVVIVCSIENFDPMGVHTGDSITVAPAQTLTDMEYQRMRDGAIKIIREIGVETGGANVQFAVNPENGEMLAIEMNPRVSRSSALASKATGFPIAKIAAKLAVGYTLDEIPNDITRYTPACFEPMIDYCVVKIPRFNFEKFPDTDPELTIHMKSVGEVMAIGRTFKEAVGKAICSLETGRYGFDALWPPGSENWPDEQRYEFLRERLMVPNPDRLWHIADAIRIGAGIEDIYKWTRIDRWFLYNIKQILDLEVKIRQEHSANGQDDDIFRLDREILREAKQYGYSDKYLGCLFNVTEKTIREYRKKEDVRPVYKHVDTCAAEFKAFTPYLYSTYETSCEAEPTGNRKIIILGSGPNRIGQGIEFDYCCVHGVFALRELGYETIMVNCNPETVSTDYDTSDRLYFEPLTLEHVLEIIDKEKPEGVIVQFGGQTPLKLAVPLEKEGVRILGTSPDSIDIAEDRERFAALMNRLKLKQPENGCARSTEEAKLIADKIGYPVLLRPSYVLGGRAMQIVYDEMGLEDYVRHAVQVSPEYPVLIDKFLEDAIEIDTDAVCDGEEVFIGGIMEHIEEAGIHSGDSACSLPPYSIGEDVILELKGQTRIIALALNVRGLINIQYAVKDKTVYVLEVNPRASRTIPFVSKAIGIPLAKIAAKVIAGEKLSELNIPTNREFKHVAVKEAVFPFLKFKGVDTILGPEMKSTGEVMGMDMDFGRAYAKSQIAADVGLPLTGTVFISVRDRDKRSMVSISKKLLQMGFRIVATQGTAKVLFGHNISVTPVLKVIEGRPNIVDHIKNNEVQLVINTIEGKAAQKASYSIRRTALIHHVPYFTTVAGAVAAVKAIEALRNGSLDVKSVQEYHGI comes from the coding sequence ATGCCCAAGAGAACAGATATTAAAAAAATTCTCATTATTGGTTCCGGTCCGATCGTTATCGGCCAGGCCTGTGAATTTGATTACTCAGGTACTCAGGCCTGCAAAGCACTCCGTGAAGAGGGATACAAAGTTATCCTTGTAAACAGCAATCCTGCAACGATTATGACAGATCCGGAGATTGCGGATAAGACATACATCGAACCAATCATTCCCGACATGATAGCAAAGATCATTGCAAAAGAGCGTCCGCAGGCATTGCTTCCCACCTTAGGCGGGCAGACAGGTTTGAATACTGCTGTGGGTCTTGCAGAAAAGGGGATACTTGACGTATACAAGGTAGAGATGATCGGTGCTAAATTAGAGGCTATTAAGAAGGCGGAAGACCGGTCGTTGTTCAAATCCGCTATGAAACGGATCGGCATTTCTGTACCCGAGAGTGGTTACGCCCGTTCATATGATGAAGCGATGGTGATTATTGAAAAGATAGGGTTTCCCGCAATTATCCGTCCCTCGTTTACTTTGGGAGGGACCGGCGGAAATGCTGCTTATAATATTGAAGAGTATAAGGAGTATATCAGGGCAGCTCTCGAAGCCAGTCCCGTTCACGAAGTACTCATAGAGCGTTCTGTCCTCGGATGGAAAGAATATGAATTGGAAGTAATGCGTGATAGAAAGGATAATGTTGTCATTGTCTGTTCTATTGAAAATTTTGATCCAATGGGTGTTCATACCGGCGACAGCATTACCGTAGCTCCGGCGCAAACTCTTACCGATATGGAATATCAAAGGATGCGTGATGGTGCAATTAAGATTATCAGGGAAATAGGGGTTGAGACGGGGGGAGCTAATGTCCAGTTTGCTGTCAATCCCGAAAACGGTGAAATGCTGGCAATCGAGATGAATCCACGGGTTTCCAGGAGTTCGGCGCTTGCCTCGAAAGCTACGGGGTTTCCTATTGCTAAAATTGCAGCAAAGCTTGCCGTAGGCTATACCCTCGATGAAATTCCCAACGACATTACCCGTTATACCCCTGCCTGTTTTGAACCAATGATTGATTATTGTGTGGTAAAAATTCCAAGATTTAATTTTGAGAAATTCCCGGATACCGATCCGGAGCTTACCATACATATGAAATCCGTTGGCGAGGTTATGGCGATTGGCCGTACCTTTAAAGAGGCTGTGGGTAAGGCAATTTGTTCCCTGGAGACCGGACGGTACGGATTTGATGCATTATGGCCTCCGGGAAGTGAAAATTGGCCTGACGAACAGCGGTACGAATTCCTGAGAGAGAGGCTCATGGTTCCGAATCCTGACAGACTCTGGCATATTGCCGATGCAATCCGGATTGGAGCGGGCATTGAGGATATATATAAATGGACCCGTATTGACCGTTGGTTTCTTTATAATATAAAGCAGATATTAGATTTGGAGGTCAAAATAAGACAGGAGCATTCGGCAAACGGTCAGGATGACGATATATTCAGACTGGACAGAGAGATACTCCGTGAAGCCAAACAATATGGGTACTCTGATAAATACCTTGGCTGTCTCTTTAATGTCACCGAAAAAACGATACGTGAATACCGTAAAAAAGAGGATGTCAGACCCGTATATAAACATGTGGATACCTGTGCAGCAGAGTTTAAGGCATTTACCCCATACCTTTACTCTACCTATGAAACTTCGTGCGAGGCGGAGCCTACCGGGAACAGGAAGATTATTATCCTGGGGAGCGGGCCGAACCGAATCGGACAGGGTATTGAGTTTGATTACTGCTGTGTCCACGGGGTCTTTGCATTAAGAGAACTGGGTTATGAGACTATCATGGTTAACTGTAATCCGGAAACGGTAAGTACCGATTATGATACTTCGGACCGGCTTTACTTTGAGCCGCTTACGCTGGAGCATGTGCTTGAGATTATCGATAAGGAAAAACCCGAAGGTGTCATTGTCCAGTTCGGCGGACAAACGCCGTTGAAACTGGCTGTACCTTTAGAGAAAGAGGGGGTAAGGATCCTGGGTACCTCGCCGGATAGTATCGATATCGCCGAAGACCGCGAACGGTTTGCAGCCTTAATGAATCGGTTAAAATTAAAACAACCGGAAAATGGTTGTGCACGTTCAACAGAAGAGGCAAAGCTGATTGCCGACAAGATAGGATATCCGGTGCTGTTGCGGCCTTCCTATGTTCTTGGTGGGAGGGCTATGCAGATTGTGTATGACGAAATGGGCCTGGAGGACTACGTGAGGCATGCTGTACAGGTTTCACCGGAGTATCCTGTCTTAATCGATAAATTTCTGGAAGATGCCATTGAAATTGATACGGATGCTGTCTGTGATGGTGAAGAGGTTTTTATCGGCGGCATAATGGAGCATATTGAAGAAGCTGGTATCCATTCCGGGGACAGTGCATGTTCCCTGCCGCCGTATTCCATCGGAGAGGATGTCATCCTCGAATTAAAAGGGCAGACCCGGATTATTGCCTTGGCCTTAAATGTGAGAGGACTGATTAATATCCAGTATGCAGTGAAAGACAAAACAGTATATGTACTGGAGGTGAATCCCCGCGCATCAAGGACGATACCTTTTGTGAGTAAAGCGATAGGTATTCCACTGGCCAAGATTGCTGCAAAGGTAATCGCAGGGGAAAAACTTAGTGAATTAAATATTCCCACGAACAGGGAGTTTAAGCATGTTGCTGTAAAAGAGGCCGTTTTTCCGTTTTTAAAATTTAAAGGGGTTGATACGATATTGGGACCCGAAATGAAATCAACCGGTGAAGTGATGGGGATGGATATGGATTTTGGCCGGGCTTATGCCAAATCGCAAATCGCTGCGGATGTCGGCCTCCCGTTGACAGGAACGGTTTTTATCAGTGTAAGAGACAGGGATAAAAGGTCTATGGTATCCATTTCAAAGAAGCTCTTACAAATGGGTTTCAGGATTGTTGCTACCCAGGGTACGGCAAAGGTACTCTTTGGACATAATATTTCCGTTACACCAGTTTTAAAAGTAATTGAAGGGCGGCCTAATATCGTTGACCATATTAAAAATAATGAGGTTCAACTTGTTATTAATACGATAGAAGGTAAAGCTGCCCAGAAGGCATCCTATTCCATACGGCGTACAGCCCTTATTCACCATGTGCCTTATTTTACAACGGTTGCCGGAGCCGTGGCTGCTGTTAAGGCTATTGAGGCATTAAGGAACGGAAGCCTGGATGTTAAATCTGTCCAGGAATACCATGGGATTTGA
- a CDS encoding TldD/PmbA family protein, translated as MLAGEVSAWGYYGQELGEAEATSQNIYRNITDGIKKAHARAIANANKKAEFQLFAPSLTGVRLAGIDICTDTIQAAFEENPGMVLRKDIAALCTKISKDMHGVSRDIQYSYTGVHTGIQREFFCSTEGTCIDQSYALTQGSVAVVAQKNGGVPETYHDYLGGLSGWEVLKGKNVYKQSLGEFAIQRTHETLELAGAEFLSATNEPVVVVTNPQFNALLVHEIIGHPTEADRALKLETAYAGRSWLFRNLQDNELGKQIASPLVSAYSDPTIDGYGHYAYDAEGTPAKRVNLIENGILKGFMNGREHAAILNQPSNGSMRATEPYYAPLTRMTNTVFANGNTSPSEMIAEVKDGYYIVNHRIPSISESRENFSISAQKVYRIENGQITTLYRQGGITADSKDFLMNIDAVGNDFEIFPIPNCGKGQPMQIMRVGNGGPTLRSKARLTGQQKL; from the coding sequence ATGCTTGCCGGCGAGGTAAGTGCGTGGGGATATTATGGCCAGGAGCTGGGCGAAGCTGAAGCCACCTCCCAGAATATTTACCGGAACATTACTGACGGTATAAAGAAAGCGCATGCAAGGGCCATTGCCAATGCAAACAAAAAGGCTGAATTCCAGTTATTTGCCCCCTCGTTAACCGGGGTAAGGCTTGCAGGTATAGATATTTGCACTGACACAATTCAGGCTGCTTTTGAAGAAAACCCAGGAATGGTATTACGAAAAGACATCGCAGCCCTCTGTACAAAAATATCGAAAGACATGCATGGTGTTTCTCGTGATATACAATATAGCTATACCGGTGTGCATACCGGTATACAGCGTGAGTTTTTCTGCAGCACGGAAGGCACCTGCATTGATCAATCATATGCACTTACCCAGGGAAGTGTGGCTGTGGTAGCCCAAAAGAACGGAGGTGTTCCCGAAACGTATCATGATTACCTTGGAGGTCTCAGCGGATGGGAAGTTTTAAAAGGTAAAAACGTATACAAACAATCCCTCGGGGAATTTGCCATACAGAGAACGCATGAAACCCTTGAACTTGCAGGCGCTGAGTTTTTGTCTGCCACAAACGAACCTGTTGTTGTAGTAACAAACCCGCAGTTTAATGCGCTTCTGGTACACGAAATCATAGGACATCCGACAGAAGCCGACAGGGCATTAAAATTAGAAACCGCATATGCAGGACGTTCCTGGCTTTTCAGGAATCTCCAGGATAATGAACTGGGAAAACAGATTGCATCCCCCCTCGTTTCAGCATATTCAGACCCGACAATAGACGGATATGGACATTACGCATATGATGCAGAAGGTACACCGGCAAAACGGGTAAATCTTATCGAAAACGGCATACTGAAAGGTTTTATGAATGGCCGGGAGCATGCTGCAATTCTCAATCAGCCTTCTAACGGCTCTATGAGAGCAACAGAACCTTATTATGCCCCTCTTACACGGATGACCAACACTGTTTTTGCCAATGGAAATACATCCCCATCAGAGATGATTGCTGAAGTGAAAGACGGATATTACATTGTCAACCACCGAATTCCGTCTATCAGCGAATCCAGAGAGAATTTCAGCATCTCCGCTCAAAAGGTATACAGGATAGAAAACGGACAAATTACAACCCTCTACCGCCAGGGTGGCATCACAGCCGATTCAAAGGATTTTTTAATGAATATCGATGCTGTAGGAAATGATTTTGAAATCTTTCCCATACCCAATTGCGGGAAAGGTCAACCTATGCAAATTATGCGCGTTGGAAATGGCGGTCCGACACTGCGTTCCAAAGCAAGATTAACAGGACAGCAAAAATTATGA
- a CDS encoding TldD/PmbA family protein: MITIEDLRNCVHYGIDYIKKQKDVVDAEIFASWNEQITMRLNYTSDIPCNGVHEPKSIQMNGIGLLVVFKTGKEIKTGYGNASALTPKGMAEAFGKAKSNKIQDPDFKSLPTPAGKPTLENYHDPAVMDMDDETVVDLGWQGLKGSLMEYSQRQFDKSIIVGGDITILKERMAIASTKGIDDFDESTILTTSITSMIEQEKVKGTGWNTSTHLSDFLPEEAGRESAESAIKTIGGERIPSGTYNVIFGRQPVTDLFSNIIIPALSLSSVNTSDTPFLRKLGKKVASELLSVYDDGTIRGAIGSRKITCEGIPTGKTDLIYNGHLAGFLANNYLSRKLEDRFASFIPRNGFRYQKSGRNHSVPPGIYPTNIVIEGREETDSQSLLSKIYDGIYIGRIWYTYPINGLAAGDFTSTIVADSYLVREGKIARPLKPNTVRINCNIRDILNNIVAISKDKKQTIVWGGDEVVLAPEIAVQGVTLDTIVSNR; this comes from the coding sequence ATGATAACCATTGAAGACCTGAGAAATTGTGTTCATTACGGAATAGATTACATCAAAAAGCAGAAAGATGTTGTGGATGCGGAGATATTCGCTTCATGGAATGAACAGATAACCATGCGGTTAAATTATACTTCCGACATCCCCTGTAACGGCGTCCATGAACCAAAATCAATCCAAATGAACGGTATTGGTTTGCTGGTTGTTTTTAAAACAGGAAAAGAAATAAAGACAGGCTATGGCAATGCCTCTGCCCTGACACCTAAAGGCATGGCGGAGGCATTCGGGAAGGCAAAAAGCAACAAAATACAAGACCCGGACTTCAAATCCCTTCCAACACCCGCTGGTAAGCCAACTTTGGAAAATTACCATGATCCCGCTGTAATGGATATGGACGATGAAACGGTTGTAGATTTAGGCTGGCAGGGATTAAAGGGTTCACTGATGGAATACAGTCAAAGGCAGTTTGATAAATCAATTATCGTTGGCGGCGACATCACTATCCTTAAAGAACGGATGGCTATTGCCAGTACGAAAGGTATAGATGATTTCGACGAATCCACGATTCTTACGACAAGTATAACCTCTATGATTGAACAGGAAAAGGTCAAGGGTACCGGCTGGAATACAAGCACCCATTTGTCTGATTTTCTTCCCGAAGAGGCAGGACGCGAATCGGCTGAAAGTGCAATAAAAACTATTGGCGGCGAGAGGATTCCCTCCGGGACATATAATGTTATTTTCGGAAGGCAACCGGTAACCGACTTGTTTTCAAATATCATAATTCCGGCCTTAAGTCTCTCATCTGTTAATACGTCGGATACTCCTTTTCTCAGGAAATTAGGGAAAAAGGTCGCATCTGAATTGCTCAGCGTATATGATGACGGTACGATAAGAGGCGCCATCGGCAGCAGAAAAATCACGTGTGAAGGAATCCCTACCGGAAAAACAGACCTGATATACAATGGTCACCTTGCAGGTTTTCTTGCCAATAATTACCTTTCAAGAAAACTGGAAGACAGATTTGCTTCGTTTATTCCACGAAATGGATTCCGATATCAGAAAAGTGGCAGAAACCACAGCGTACCGCCAGGCATATACCCAACGAATATTGTTATAGAAGGCAGGGAAGAAACAGACAGCCAGTCGCTTTTATCAAAAATATACGATGGTATCTATATTGGCAGAATCTGGTATACGTATCCCATAAATGGTCTTGCTGCAGGAGATTTTACGAGTACCATCGTTGCCGATTCATATTTAGTGAGAGAAGGAAAAATTGCCAGACCCCTGAAGCCTAACACTGTAAGGATAAACTGCAACATAAGGGATATACTGAATAACATCGTAGCCATTTCAAAAGACAAGAAACAAACAATTGTCTGGGGAGGCGATGAGGTCGTGCTTGCACCGGAAATAGCAGTTCAGGGTGTTACGTTAGATACCATCGTATCTAACAGATGA
- the gcvPA gene encoding aminomethyl-transferring glycine dehydrogenase subunit GcvPA — translation MDYIPNTERDKEIMLGEMGVSSFEALLDDIPESLRKYSLTLRGGLTEPEVLRIVKGLSEKNLNTEKYLSFLGAGAYEHFIPSVVDHLASRSEFYTCYTPYQPEVSQGTLQVIYEFQSLMCELTGMDVSNASLYDGSTALAEAALLSLRLNEKNKIIISGAIHPEYRHVIGTYLKGFPAELIEINTPEGITNKDQLKKIIDNNTAAVLVQNPNFFGCIEEMEALSDIAHRYGALFIACVNPVSLGILKPPGEYNADIAVGEAQVLGNYLNYGGPYLGFFTVKKEFLRKMPGRVAGETVDTKGRRCFVLTLQAREQHIRRQKATSNICTNQALLALRACIYLCALGRAGMKELANLNIQKSHYAYERLCTLDIIKPILKKPFFHEFVIRFQGNLRVCEVNEYLLKKGIVGGLDLSGFYPDMDNCMLFCVTETKTKESIDRLVTELGNI, via the coding sequence ATGGATTATATTCCGAATACTGAACGTGATAAAGAGATAATGCTCGGAGAGATGGGCGTATCATCATTTGAAGCGCTTCTTGACGATATCCCTGAATCACTCCGGAAGTATTCATTAACACTCCGTGGGGGTCTTACAGAGCCAGAGGTATTAAGAATTGTCAAGGGCCTCAGTGAAAAAAATCTGAATACAGAGAAATATCTTTCTTTTTTAGGTGCAGGCGCCTATGAACATTTTATTCCATCGGTTGTCGACCATCTGGCGTCAAGGAGTGAATTTTATACCTGTTACACCCCTTATCAGCCAGAGGTGAGTCAGGGTACTCTTCAGGTAATTTATGAATTCCAGTCGTTAATGTGTGAGTTGACTGGCATGGATGTCTCGAACGCCTCTCTCTATGACGGTTCTACTGCTCTGGCAGAGGCTGCGCTCCTTTCCTTGCGGCTGAATGAGAAAAATAAAATTATTATTTCGGGGGCAATCCATCCGGAATACCGGCATGTGATTGGAACTTATTTAAAAGGGTTTCCTGCGGAACTTATTGAAATAAATACACCTGAGGGGATAACGAACAAGGACCAGTTGAAGAAAATTATAGACAATAACACGGCTGCCGTGCTTGTTCAGAACCCAAACTTTTTCGGCTGTATTGAGGAGATGGAAGCCCTTTCTGATATTGCCCACAGGTACGGTGCGCTATTTATTGCCTGCGTAAATCCGGTTTCCCTTGGAATACTAAAACCACCGGGGGAATATAACGCCGATATAGCTGTTGGGGAGGCACAGGTGCTGGGAAATTATCTGAATTACGGGGGGCCGTATTTGGGTTTCTTTACGGTTAAAAAAGAGTTTTTACGTAAGATGCCCGGAAGGGTTGCGGGTGAGACTGTTGATACTAAGGGCAGAAGGTGCTTTGTCCTCACACTGCAGGCCAGGGAGCAACATATCCGGAGGCAGAAGGCCACTTCCAACATTTGTACCAATCAGGCACTGCTTGCACTGAGGGCGTGCATTTATCTGTGTGCATTGGGAAGGGCAGGCATGAAAGAGCTGGCTAATCTCAATATACAAAAAAGTCATTACGCCTATGAGAGGCTGTGTACCCTGGATATTATCAAACCAATTTTAAAAAAACCTTTTTTCCATGAATTTGTCATACGGTTTCAGGGCAATCTCCGTGTCTGCGAGGTAAATGAGTATCTGTTAAAAAAGGGGATTGTCGGGGGATTAGACCTTTCAGGATTTTATCCCGATATGGATAATTGTATGCTTTTCTGCGTAACAGAGACAAAAACCAAAGAATCAATCGACCGTTTGGTTACTGAGCTAGGTAATATCTAG